The Clarias gariepinus isolate MV-2021 ecotype Netherlands chromosome 7, CGAR_prim_01v2, whole genome shotgun sequence genome includes a window with the following:
- the LOC128527999 gene encoding ADP-ribosylation factor 5-like: MGSTISSIFGRLFGKMNMRILMLGLDAAGKTTILYRLKLGEVFTTIPTIGFNVETVEYRNICFTVWDVGGQDKIRPLWRHYFQNTQGLIFVVDSNDHKRLSESADELSKMLQEDELKDIVLLVFANKQDLPNAMPVSEVVERLGLQNLRSRTWFVQAACATQGPGLIEGLDWLANELSKR; the protein is encoded by the exons ATGGGTTCAACCATATCATCGATCTTCGGGAGACTTTTTGGCAAAATGAACATGAGGATattaatgt TGGGTTTGGACGCAGCAGGTAAAACAACCATACTGTACCGGCTGAAGCTCGGAGAGGTCTTCACCACCATCCCTACCATCG GGTTTAATGTGGAGACTGTGGAGTACAGGAACATCTGCTTCACCGTCTGGGACGTCGGGGGTCAGGACAAAATCCGTCCTCTGTGGAGACACTACTTCCAGAACACTCAG GGTCTGATCTTCGTGGTGGACAGTAACGACCACAAGCGATTGTCCGAGTCTGCTGATGAGCTCTCCAAAATG ctgcaGGAAGATGAGCTGAAGGACATCGTGTTGCTGGTGTTCGCCAACAAACAGGATCTACCCAACGCCATGCCGGTCAGCGAGGTCGTAGAGAGACTGGGCCTGCAGAATCTGCGCAGCCGaacg TGGTTTGTTCAGGCCGCATGTGCTACACAAGGACCCGGACTCATAGAAGGACTGGACTGGTTAGCCAATGAGCTGTCCAAGCGCTAA
- the LOC128527790 gene encoding ADP-ribosylation factor 5, translating into MGLTISSLFGRLFGKKQMRILMVGLDAAGKTTILYKLKLGEIVTTIPTIGFNVETVEYRNICFTVWDVGGQDKIRPLWRHYFQNTQGLIFVVDSNDRERVAESADELSKMLQEDELRDAVLLVFANKQDLPNAMPVSELTDKLGLQSLRSRTWYVQATCATQGTGLYEGLDWLSNELSKR; encoded by the exons ATGGGGCTGACCATCTCCTCCCTGTTCGGGAGACTGTTCGGGAAGAAGCAGATGAGAATTCTGATGG tGGGTCTGGACGCTGCAGGTAAAACAACAATATTGTACAAACTGAAACTTGGAGAAATTGTGACTACCATCCCCACGATCG GGTTTAATGTGGAGACTGTGGAGTACAGGAACATCTGCTTTACTGTCTGGGACGTCGGGGGTCAGGACAAAATCCGTCCTCTGTGGAGACACTACTTCCAGAACACTCAG GGTCTGATCTTCGTGGTGGACAGTAACGATCGCGAGCGAGTGGCCGAGTCCGCTGACGAGCTCTCCAAAATG ttgcaGGAAGATGAGCTGAGGGACGCCGTGCTACTCGTGTTCGCTAACAAACAGGATCTACCCAACGCCATGCCAGTCAGCGAGCTCACAGATAAACTGGGCCTGCAGAGTCTGCGCAGCCGAacg TGGTACGTTCAGGCCACGTGCGCCACACAAGGAACCGGGCTCTATGAAGGACTGGACTGGTTATCCAACGAGCTGTCCAAACGCTAG